The Punica granatum isolate Tunisia-2019 unplaced genomic scaffold, ASM765513v2 Contig00407, whole genome shotgun sequence genome contains a region encoding:
- the LOC116190261 gene encoding ribosome biogenesis protein BMS1 homolog: MAAETGSHGQPHKAHRSRQAGPSAKKKKKGGSKSDKENLSEEQRRQQNPKAFAFNSSVKAKRLQSRSVEKEQRRLHVPTIDRTYGEPAPYVVLVHGPPKVGKSLLIRSLVKHYTKHNLPEVRGPITIVSGKQRRVQFVECPNDINGMIDAAKFADLALLLIDGSYGFEMETFEFLNILDTHGRPNLMGVLTHLDKFKDPKKLKKTKQRLKHRFWTETYQGSKLFYLSGLIHGKYLKREVHNLARFISVMKFRPSSWRSAHPYILADRFEDVTPPERVQQNSKCDRNVTLYGYLRGCNLKRGATVHIAGVGDYSLAGVTSLADPCPLPSAAKKKGLREKEKLFYAPMSGVGDLLYDKDAVYININDHFVQFSKTDEENGEVNRKGKEPDVGEVLVRSLQNTKYSVDEKLEKSFIDLFGRKPDVFSKANGEAKDMQQAVAQGHEMEPLGYLKSGEDSLSGETDAENVDGSESSDQDEYDNANESMKQTFIKDGFTEHVEFHGGRMRRKAIFGGDADYGDLDADSDGENEDDNNEDDVPGDDEDLSDEDNKSSDSDVLDDDDDDVGDNEEDMGNVSKWKEFLVERTVSRQHRNLMHVIYGTTAAVSTSVNEGQEDADSEEEEFFKPKGEGRKNVREDLAAEDINREDCSKFVGSLKKWEDEEAVESIRDRFVTGDWSKGAFRNQMSEDNQEVDDDVFGDFEDLETGEKYGDDQAEESEKKAMQMEDDAVIEERRLKKLALRAKFDSLYDGEAPEEDDDDKQVGEFHHSKAHEGGYFDKLKEEIELRKQMNIAELNDLDETTRIEIEGFRTGTYLRLEIHDVPYEMVEHFDPCHPVLVGGVGYGEESTGYMQARLKKHRWHKKVLKTRDPIIVSIGWRRYQTIPIYAIEDRNGRNRMLKYTPEHMHCLAMFWGPLAPPNTGVIAVQSLSNNQAAFRITATAVILEFNHAARIMKKIKLVGYLADFQEDCPCKGYVYFRS, encoded by the exons ATGGCTGCGGAAACCGGAAGCCATGGCCAACCTCACAAAGCTCACCGGTCGCGGCAGGCCGGGCCGTctgcgaagaagaagaagaagggcgGTTCCAAGTCCGACAAGGAGAACCTCTCCGAGGAGCAGAGGCGGCAGCAGAACCCCAAGGCATTCGCCTTCAATTCCTCCGTCAAGGCCAAGCGGCTGCAGTCTCGCTCCGTCGAGAAGGAGCAGCGCCGCCTCCACGTCCCAACCATCGACCGCACCTATGGCGAGCCTGCCCCGTACGTCGTCCTTGTTCATGGACCCCCCAAG GTTGGGAAGTCACTTCTGATAAGGTCCCTCGTGAAGCACTACACTAAGCATAACTTGCCGGAAGTTCGAGGACCCATTACCATTGTGTCTG GCAAGCAAAGGCGGGTGCAATTTGTGGAGTGCCCAAATGATATCAATGGCATGATTGATGCCGCCAAGTTCGCCGATCTAGCGTTACTGCttattgacggaagttatggCTTTGAAATG GAAACATTTGAATTTCTCAACATTCTGGACACTCATGGGCGCCCAAATCTCATGGGTGTCCTTACTCACCTTGATAAGTTTAAGGATCCGAAGAAACTTAAGAAAACAAAGCAGCGACTCAAGCATCGTTTCTGGACTGAGACTTATCAGGGATCAAAACTGTTTTACTTGTCTGGTCTAATTCATGGAAA GTACCTTAAACGCGaagttcacaatcttgcgcgGTTCATTTCTGTTATGAAATTCCGTCCTTCGTCTTGGAGAAGTGCTCATCCATATATTCTAGCTGATCGTTTTGAAGATGTCACTCCTCCTGAAAGAGTGCAGCAAAATAGCAAATGCGACAGAAATGTTACTCTTTATGGTTATTTACGGGGCTGCAATTTGAAAAGGGGCGCAACG GTGCATATTGCTGGAGTTGGAGATTATAGTTTAGCTGGGGTGACAAGCTTAGCTGATCCTTGTCCTTTGCCATCAGCAGCCAAAAAGAAGGGACTccgagaaaaggaaaagttattttatGCACCTATGTCTGGAGTTGGTGACCTCCTCTATGACAAGGATGCTGTCTACATCAATATTAATGATCACTTTGTTCAGTTTTCAAAAACTGATGAGGAAAATGGGGAAGTCAATCGAAAAG GAAAGGAACCAGATGTGGGTGAGGTTTTGGTGAGGTCACTCCAGAACACAAAATATTCAGTTGATGAAAAGCTAGAGAAGAGTTTTATTGACCTATTCGGACGGAAACCTGATGTCTTCTCGAAAGCTAATGGGGAAGCAAAGGATATGCAGCAAGCTGTGGCTCAGGGTCATGAAATGGAGCCTCTAGGTTATCTAAAATCCGGAGAAGATTCTTTATCTGGTGAGACTGATGCTGAGAATGTGGATGGTTCAGAATCTTCTGATCAGGATGAATATGATAATGCCAACGAATCAATGAAACAAACCTTTATTAAAGATGGCTTTACAGAACATGTTGAGTTTCATGGGGGAAGGATGAGGAGGAAAGCTATTTTCGGAGGTGATGCTGATTATGGGGACTTAGATGCA GATTCCGATGGAGAGAATGAAGATGACAATAATGAGGATGATGTTCCCGGAGATGATGAAGATCTTAGTGATGAGGATAATAAGTCATCTGATTCTGACGTtttagatgatgatgatgatgatgtagGGGATAATG AAGAGGATATGGGTAATGTTTCAAAGTGGAAAGAATTTTTGGTGGAGAGGACAGTCTCAAGGCAACATAGGAATCTTATGCATGTTATCTATGGGACAACTGCTGCAGTATCAACTTCTGTAAATGAAGGACAGGAAGATGCAGACAGCGAGGAAGAGGAATTTTTCAAGCCAAAGGGAGAAGGAAGAAAG AATGTGAGAGAAGATTTAGCTGCTGAAGACATTAACAGAGAAGACTGTTCAAAGTTTGTTGGAAGCCTGAAAAAGTGGGAAGATGAAGAGGCTGTTGAAAGTATTCGTGACCGTTTTGTTACTGGAGATTGGTCAAAGGGTGCTTTCAGAAATCAAATGTCAGAGGATAACCAAGAAGTTGATGATGATGTTTTTGGTGACTTCGAAGATTTGGAAACTGGAGAGAAGTATGGAGATGACCAAGCGGAGGAATCTGAAAAAAAGGCTATGCAAATGGAGGATGATGCAGTGATTGAGGAGAGGAGGCTGAAAAAACTTGCTCTTCGGGCAAAGTTTGATTCTCT CTATGATGGAGAAGCACCAgaagaggatgatgatgacaaACAGGTTGGAGAATTTCACCACAGTAAAGCACATGAAGGTGGCTATTTTGACAAG TTAAAGGAGGAGATTGAACTTCGGAAGCAGATGAACATAGCAGAGCTTAACGACTTGGATGAGACGACTCGGATAGAGATAGAGGGTTTCCGAACAGGGACCTACTTGAGGCTGGAGATTCATGATGTTCCTTATGAGATGGTTGAACATTTTGATCCCTGCCACCCTGTACTGGTTGGTGGAGTTGGTTATGGCGAGGAGAGTACTGGCTACATGCAG GCAAGGTTAAAGAAGCACAGGTGGCACAAGAAAGTTCTGAAGACCAGAGATCCCATAATTGTCTCCATTGGTTGGAGGCGTTACCAGACAATACCAATTTATGCTATTGAGGATCGCAATGGAAGGAATCGCATGCTGAAATACACACCAGAGCATATGCATTGTCTTGCCATGTTCTGGGGTCCGCTTGCACCACCCAATACTGGGGTTATTGCGGTCCAAAGCTTATCAAACAATCAG